One stretch of Rosistilla oblonga DNA includes these proteins:
- a CDS encoding arylsulfatase has protein sequence MFYPVRTATLYVLLTLFVSPIFAQDRPNILVIMADDIGQTQISAYSHGIVGYRTPHIDRIAKEGMMFTDYYAEQSCTAGRSTFITGQCTYRTGLSKVGLPGSDVGLQAEDPTIAELLKPHGYSTGQFGKNHLGDLDKFLPTNHGFDEFFGNLYHLNAEEEPENRNYPRNPEFQKRYGPRGVIHSFADGKIEDTGPLTKKRMESIDDETTDAAVDFMDRQVKAKKPFFCWYNSTRMHLYTHVQEDRRDKPGLTARTEYADGMVEHDGHVGKLLKGLDDLGITDNTIVVYTTDNGPHKNSWPDAGISPFRSEKETNWEGAFRVPCVIRWPGNIKPGSVSNEIVSGLDWLPTFVAAAGEPKVKEKLLKGYKANDKTFKVHLDGYNLLPYLTGKEEKSPRESFFYFNDDTQLVGIRFANWKLVFLEQRAQGTLRIWAEPFTPLRLPKMFDLRADPFEQADITSNTYYDWLLRHAFLIVPAQQYAANFLKTFKEYPPRQPPASFNLDDVMKKLSEAGGGH, from the coding sequence ATGTTCTACCCCGTTCGCACAGCAACGCTTTATGTGTTGTTAACACTATTCGTCAGTCCGATCTTCGCGCAGGATCGGCCCAACATCTTGGTCATCATGGCGGATGACATCGGGCAGACCCAGATCTCTGCATATTCGCACGGGATCGTTGGATATCGTACCCCGCACATCGATCGAATTGCCAAAGAAGGCATGATGTTCACCGATTATTATGCTGAACAAAGTTGCACCGCGGGACGATCGACGTTCATCACCGGGCAGTGCACCTACCGCACTGGGCTCTCCAAGGTTGGCCTTCCTGGTTCCGACGTAGGCCTGCAGGCAGAGGATCCGACGATTGCGGAATTGCTCAAGCCGCACGGTTATTCGACGGGGCAGTTCGGCAAAAATCACCTCGGTGATTTGGACAAGTTCCTTCCGACCAATCACGGTTTCGATGAATTTTTCGGAAACCTTTATCATCTGAATGCGGAGGAAGAACCGGAAAACCGCAACTATCCCCGCAATCCTGAGTTCCAAAAACGTTATGGTCCTCGCGGGGTGATCCATAGTTTTGCCGATGGCAAAATCGAGGATACGGGGCCGCTTACCAAGAAGCGTATGGAATCGATCGACGATGAAACGACCGATGCTGCCGTCGACTTCATGGATCGCCAAGTCAAGGCAAAGAAGCCTTTCTTCTGCTGGTACAACTCGACACGCATGCACCTCTACACGCACGTCCAAGAAGATCGACGCGATAAACCGGGGCTGACGGCTCGCACCGAATACGCCGACGGAATGGTAGAACACGATGGGCATGTCGGAAAACTGCTCAAGGGGCTCGATGACCTCGGAATTACCGACAACACGATCGTCGTGTATACAACGGATAATGGTCCTCACAAGAACAGCTGGCCCGACGCCGGGATTAGCCCTTTCCGGAGCGAAAAGGAGACGAACTGGGAAGGCGCATTTCGTGTGCCGTGTGTTATCCGCTGGCCTGGCAACATCAAGCCTGGCTCGGTTTCAAATGAAATCGTCAGCGGACTCGATTGGCTGCCAACGTTTGTCGCCGCTGCGGGCGAACCAAAAGTTAAAGAGAAGTTGCTGAAGGGCTACAAAGCAAATGACAAAACCTTCAAGGTTCATCTGGATGGCTATAACCTCTTGCCCTACCTGACGGGCAAGGAGGAGAAGTCGCCGCGAGAATCGTTCTTCTACTTCAACGATGACACTCAATTGGTTGGCATTCGCTTTGCAAACTGGAAGCTCGTCTTTCTGGAGCAACGGGCCCAGGGAACGTTGAGGATTTGGGCCGAACCGTTTACACCGCTTCGCCTGCCAAAGATGTTCGACCTCCGTGCCGATCCATTTGAACAAGCCGACATCACCTCCAACACCTATTACGACTGGTTGCTGCGTCATGCCTTCTTGATCGTTCCTGCACAGCAATATGCAGCTAACTTTTTGAAGACATTCAAGGAGTATCCACCACGGCAACCACCGGCCAGCTTTAATCTCGACGACGTGATGAAGAAGCTGTCAGAAGCTGGCGGCGGACACTAG
- a CDS encoding beta-ketoacyl-ACP synthase 3 — MDRNQLLSLYKSLFTAREVDRVEQELTRRGEAFFHVSGAGHEAPAVLARHLTKHDWLHLHYRDKALMIARGVTARKFFDASLCNDTSHSRGRQMCAQMSDADLHILSLGGPVGNAALQAVGVAAATKENKNKPVTIYCIGDGSTQEGEFLEGVAEAVRLQVPLMIVIQDNQWAISTETRGQTFFSRPDGDADSFYGLPIHRVDGRDIIGSDEAMGDLVQQVRESRGPALVLLQTERLSNHTNADDQSIYRPTEDIEAAQKERDPLVRFEQQLLERGISEAELAAIRETVVAEVVADENDAIYAAQPSATHEAKKPLLVELTHPSREQRGDREADGQLTMKDAMRSVLRDRLGNDDRVFLYGQDIEDPKGDVFGVTRGLSTAFPGRVCNAPLSESTILGNAIGRSLVGQRPVAFIQFADFLPLAYNQLTSELGSMYWRTNGTWESPVIVMVPCGGYRPGLGPFHSHSFESVCAHIPGVDVYMPSTAGDAAGMLNAAFESGRPSVFFYPKALLNDPSQSTSPDTAKQFTPIGVARKVRAGRDITLVGWGNTVGLCEKSATALEQAGIEAEVIDLRSLSPWDEATVLASAEKTARMIVVHEDNHTCGIGGEVVATIAEKTRVPVAMRRVTRADTLIPCNFANQIEVLPSYKRVLSTAAELLNMDIEWIPPKELEVGMAEIEAIGSGPSDENVLLVELNIKPGQQVSRGDIVASLEATKSVFDLTSQIDGTIEEIFVAEGDTVPVGDVIASVRCATDNKRPKPVTTENPGTPVLRRRVTDPNRLLVPRQTIERRPFDVGISSVATVQGSRLITNEELVEGKSMSPEDIMRRTGIQFRHWVQGSETAQSMASQACWEVLDKEGLIVDDIDLVICATTSPSVVTPSMACQVLHQLTGGASEAMIQAYDISAACSGYLYALQAGYDFLQSKPHARVLVVTAEVLSPLLDLGDLDTAILFGDASSATVLYGEDHFGQSKARLHRPELSARADDGSTLSVPSQNNGFIKMKGRKVFAEAVRAMIGSMTRVCDQQGYGIDNLDLIIPHQANQRIIDAIQSRVSSSVFSNIREHGNTSSTSIPLCLDEVLPKMKPGERFGMCAYGGGVTFGAGILEKN; from the coding sequence ATGGATCGAAATCAACTGCTGTCGCTTTATAAGTCGCTGTTCACGGCCCGCGAAGTTGATCGTGTTGAGCAGGAACTCACCCGCCGCGGCGAGGCCTTCTTTCACGTTTCGGGGGCCGGCCACGAAGCGCCGGCAGTCCTCGCGCGTCATCTGACCAAACACGATTGGTTGCATCTGCATTACCGCGACAAGGCGTTGATGATTGCTCGCGGTGTGACTGCGCGCAAATTCTTCGATGCGTCGCTGTGCAACGACACCTCGCACTCTCGCGGCCGCCAGATGTGCGCCCAGATGAGCGATGCCGACCTGCATATCCTCAGCCTCGGTGGCCCCGTTGGAAACGCCGCTCTGCAAGCGGTAGGCGTTGCTGCGGCGACCAAGGAAAACAAAAACAAACCGGTCACGATCTACTGCATCGGCGACGGATCGACTCAAGAAGGCGAGTTCTTGGAAGGCGTTGCCGAAGCGGTTCGCTTGCAAGTTCCGCTGATGATCGTCATCCAAGACAACCAATGGGCGATCTCGACCGAGACGCGCGGGCAAACGTTCTTCTCGCGCCCCGATGGCGATGCCGATTCCTTTTATGGTCTGCCGATCCACCGCGTCGATGGCCGCGATATCATCGGTTCCGACGAAGCGATGGGCGACTTGGTTCAACAGGTTCGCGAATCGCGCGGCCCGGCTTTGGTGCTGTTGCAAACCGAACGGCTGAGCAACCACACAAACGCCGACGATCAATCGATCTATCGGCCGACCGAAGATATCGAAGCGGCTCAAAAAGAACGCGATCCGTTGGTCCGTTTCGAGCAACAGTTGCTCGAGCGTGGGATCAGCGAAGCCGAACTGGCAGCGATTCGCGAGACCGTCGTGGCCGAAGTGGTTGCCGATGAAAACGACGCGATCTACGCGGCTCAACCCTCCGCGACGCACGAAGCCAAGAAACCATTGCTGGTCGAATTGACCCATCCCTCGCGCGAACAACGCGGCGATCGGGAGGCCGACGGCCAATTGACGATGAAAGACGCGATGCGTTCGGTCCTGCGTGATCGCTTGGGCAACGACGACCGCGTCTTCCTTTACGGTCAGGATATCGAAGATCCTAAGGGTGACGTCTTTGGCGTCACGCGTGGACTCAGCACCGCGTTTCCCGGACGCGTCTGCAACGCTCCGCTGTCGGAATCGACCATCCTGGGAAACGCCATCGGCCGCTCTCTCGTCGGACAACGACCGGTTGCCTTCATTCAGTTCGCCGACTTCCTGCCGCTGGCCTACAACCAATTGACCAGCGAACTGGGCAGCATGTACTGGCGGACCAACGGCACTTGGGAATCGCCCGTGATCGTGATGGTTCCCTGCGGCGGTTATCGCCCCGGCTTGGGCCCGTTCCACTCGCACTCGTTCGAATCGGTCTGTGCTCACATCCCCGGCGTCGACGTCTACATGCCCAGCACCGCCGGCGATGCGGCGGGAATGTTGAACGCTGCGTTTGAATCGGGACGTCCCAGCGTCTTCTTCTATCCGAAGGCGTTGCTGAACGATCCGAGCCAATCGACGAGCCCCGACACCGCGAAACAGTTCACGCCGATCGGAGTTGCACGCAAGGTGCGAGCCGGCCGCGACATCACCTTGGTCGGCTGGGGAAATACCGTCGGCCTGTGCGAAAAATCGGCGACTGCTTTGGAACAAGCTGGGATCGAAGCCGAAGTGATCGACCTGCGTTCGCTCTCCCCTTGGGACGAAGCGACCGTGCTGGCGTCAGCTGAAAAAACAGCTCGCATGATCGTCGTTCACGAAGACAATCACACCTGCGGAATCGGTGGCGAAGTCGTCGCGACGATCGCTGAAAAGACCCGCGTTCCCGTGGCGATGCGACGCGTGACGCGAGCGGACACCTTGATTCCGTGCAACTTCGCCAACCAGATCGAAGTCCTGCCATCGTACAAACGCGTTCTGTCGACAGCGGCTGAGCTGTTGAACATGGACATCGAATGGATTCCGCCGAAGGAATTGGAAGTCGGCATGGCGGAGATCGAAGCGATCGGTTCGGGCCCGTCGGACGAAAACGTTCTGCTGGTCGAACTGAATATCAAGCCCGGCCAACAGGTGTCTCGCGGAGACATCGTCGCATCGTTGGAAGCGACCAAAAGCGTCTTCGATCTGACAAGTCAAATCGACGGCACGATCGAAGAGATCTTTGTTGCTGAAGGGGATACGGTTCCCGTCGGCGATGTGATCGCCAGCGTCCGTTGTGCGACCGACAACAAGCGACCGAAACCGGTCACTACCGAAAACCCTGGCACTCCGGTCCTGCGTCGCCGCGTGACCGATCCAAACCGCTTGCTGGTTCCTCGCCAGACGATCGAACGTCGGCCGTTCGATGTTGGAATCTCCAGCGTCGCAACGGTTCAAGGCAGCCGGTTGATCACCAACGAAGAACTTGTCGAAGGCAAGTCGATGTCGCCCGAAGACATCATGCGTCGCACCGGAATCCAGTTCCGTCACTGGGTGCAAGGAAGCGAGACCGCTCAGAGCATGGCCAGTCAGGCGTGCTGGGAAGTCTTGGACAAAGAAGGCTTGATCGTCGACGACATCGATCTGGTGATCTGTGCGACGACTTCGCCAAGCGTTGTCACGCCGTCGATGGCTTGCCAAGTCCTGCACCAACTGACCGGCGGTGCCAGCGAAGCGATGATCCAAGCCTACGACATCAGCGCGGCTTGCTCGGGATATCTGTACGCGTTGCAAGCTGGTTACGACTTCTTGCAAAGCAAGCCGCACGCCCGCGTGTTGGTTGTGACCGCCGAGGTCCTTTCGCCACTGTTGGATCTGGGCGACCTGGACACCGCGATTCTGTTTGGCGATGCCAGCAGTGCGACCGTGTTGTACGGCGAAGATCACTTCGGCCAATCGAAGGCGCGGCTGCACCGTCCCGAGCTGTCGGCTCGAGCCGATGATGGCAGCACCTTGTCGGTACCGTCGCAAAACAATGGCTTCATCAAAATGAAGGGCCGCAAAGTGTTTGCCGAAGCGGTTCGCGCGATGATCGGCAGCATGACGCGAGTCTGCGATCAACAGGGTTACGGCATCGACAACCTCGACCTGATCATCCCGCACCAAGCGAACCAACGGATCATCGATGCGATCCAGAGTCGCGTGTCGTCGTCGGTCTTCAGCAACATCCGCGAGCACGGCAACACGTCCTCGACCAGCATCCCACTGTGCCTGGACGAAGTCCTGCCGAAGATGAAACCTGGCGAGCGATTCGGCATGTGCGCCTACGGTGGCGGTGTCACCTTCGGTGCCGGCATCCTGGAAAAGAACTAG